One stretch of Amycolatopsis sp. NBC_00345 DNA includes these proteins:
- a CDS encoding VWA domain-containing protein, producing MPLIPEGYAYGPWHDGPDPLAPPADLRDAMDEIGREVMAGSSPRSALEELLRRGTERTAGLDELSRRLWQRRSEIQRRHRLDGTLQEVQQLLSEALTAERRELFPDPDDDARFREAQLDALPPGTAAAVRELNEYDWRSEEGRQKYGQIRDLLGRELLDSRFQGMKEALQNAGPEDVEQINQMLSDLNALLAAHAQGADDIEERFAEFMNRHGEFFPENPRTVDELIDVLAARAAAAQRMMNSMSAEQRAELAELTQQAFGDPRLAQQLSALDAQLQSLRPGEDWTSSERFRGQDPLGMGEGAQAMADLAELDGLAEQLGQSYPGARLEDIDLESLERQLGKDAGVDARRLSELERELRRQGLFERAADGSLRLSPKALRRLGETALSDIVNALRGKTGDRETESAGAAGEPTGASRPWRFGDMQPWDVPRTVRNAVLRSTSLGSGAATLDVEDVEVVETEHRSRAAVALLVDTSWSMVQEGRWLPMKRTALALHQLISTRFRNDALQLITFGRYAMPVDLPELVGLEGTWEQGTNAHHALLLAGRHLRRHPDAQPVVLMVTDGEPTAHLEPDGEAVFDYPPDPRTIHKTLSEVDRLAKLGASVTVFRLGDDPRLEAFVDVIARRSGGRVVAPDVDGLGAAVVNDYLRTRRR from the coding sequence ATGCCCCTCATCCCGGAGGGATACGCGTACGGGCCGTGGCACGACGGGCCGGATCCGCTGGCGCCGCCGGCGGACCTGCGGGACGCGATGGACGAGATCGGCCGCGAGGTGATGGCCGGCTCGTCGCCGCGTTCGGCGCTGGAGGAACTGCTGCGGCGCGGCACCGAGCGCACCGCGGGGCTGGACGAGCTGTCGCGGCGGCTGTGGCAGCGCCGTTCCGAAATCCAGCGGCGGCACCGGCTCGACGGCACGCTGCAGGAAGTCCAGCAGCTGCTGAGCGAGGCGCTGACCGCCGAGCGCCGGGAGCTGTTCCCGGACCCCGACGACGACGCCCGGTTCCGCGAGGCCCAGCTGGACGCGCTCCCGCCCGGCACCGCCGCGGCCGTGCGGGAGCTGAACGAGTACGACTGGCGTTCCGAGGAGGGGCGGCAGAAGTACGGCCAGATCCGCGACCTGCTCGGCCGGGAGCTGCTCGACTCGCGGTTCCAGGGCATGAAGGAGGCGTTGCAGAACGCCGGGCCCGAGGACGTCGAGCAGATCAACCAGATGCTCAGTGACCTCAACGCGCTGCTCGCCGCCCACGCGCAGGGGGCCGACGACATCGAGGAGCGGTTCGCCGAGTTCATGAACCGCCACGGCGAGTTCTTTCCGGAGAACCCGCGGACGGTCGACGAGCTGATCGACGTGCTCGCCGCCCGCGCGGCCGCCGCGCAGCGGATGATGAACTCGATGTCCGCCGAGCAGCGCGCCGAGCTGGCGGAGCTGACCCAGCAGGCGTTCGGCGACCCGCGCCTGGCTCAGCAGCTGTCGGCGCTCGACGCGCAACTGCAGTCGTTGCGGCCGGGGGAGGACTGGACGTCCTCGGAGCGCTTCCGCGGCCAGGACCCGCTCGGCATGGGGGAGGGCGCGCAGGCAATGGCCGACCTGGCCGAGCTGGACGGGCTCGCCGAGCAGCTGGGCCAGTCTTACCCCGGCGCGCGGCTGGAGGACATCGACCTCGAGTCGCTGGAGCGCCAGCTGGGCAAGGACGCCGGCGTCGACGCGCGGCGGCTGTCCGAGCTGGAACGGGAGCTGCGTCGCCAGGGCCTGTTCGAACGGGCCGCCGACGGCTCGCTCCGGTTGTCGCCCAAGGCATTGCGGCGCCTGGGCGAGACGGCGCTGTCGGACATCGTGAACGCGTTGCGCGGCAAGACGGGCGACCGGGAGACCGAGTCGGCCGGCGCGGCGGGCGAGCCGACCGGGGCCAGCCGGCCGTGGCGGTTCGGGGACATGCAGCCGTGGGACGTGCCGCGCACGGTGCGCAACGCCGTGCTGCGCTCGACGTCGCTGGGCTCGGGCGCGGCCACGCTCGACGTCGAGGACGTCGAGGTGGTGGAGACCGAGCACCGCTCGCGGGCGGCGGTCGCGCTGCTGGTGGACACGTCGTGGTCGATGGTCCAGGAGGGCCGCTGGCTGCCGATGAAGCGGACGGCGCTCGCGCTGCACCAGCTGATCAGCACCCGGTTCCGCAACGACGCGCTGCAGCTGATCACCTTCGGCCGCTACGCGATGCCGGTGGACCTGCCGGAGCTGGTCGGCCTGGAGGGCACCTGGGAGCAGGGCACCAACGCGCACCACGCGCTGCTGCTCGCGGGACGGCACCTGCGCCGGCACCCGGACGCCCAGCCGGTGGTCCTGATGGTCACTGACGGCGAGCCCACGGCCCACCTGGAACCCGACGGTGAAGCGGTTTTCGACTATCCGCCGGACCCGCGGACCATCCACAAGACACTGTCCGAAGTGGACCGTCTGGCCAAGCTGGGCGCGTCGGTCACGGTGTTCCGGCTCGGCGACGACCCGCGCCTGGAGGCGTTCGTCGACGTCATCGCCCGCCGCTCCGGCGGCCGGGTGGTGGCGCCGGACGTCGACGGGCTCGGCGCCGCGGTGGTCAACGACTACCTCCGCACGCGGCGCCGGTAG
- a CDS encoding ATP-binding protein has protein sequence MNAVPDGLPRTAGELRAAGHTPRPIAREIHDNLLEALRDGRDAWPGIVGFSRTVLPQLERALLAGHDVVLLGERGQGKTRLLRTLAGLLDEWTPVIEGAELGEHPLDPITPASIRRAAELGDDLPVAWRHRSERYTEKLATPDTSVGDLIGDVDPVKVAEGRSLGDPETIHFGLVPRAHRGIVAINELPDLAERIQVALLNVMEERDIQVRGYTLRLPLDVLLVATANPEDYTNRGRIITPLKDRFGAEIRTHYPLDVESEVAVVRQEANLVAEVGEPLLEVLARFVRNLRESPVIDQRSGVSARFAVAAAETVAAAALRRSALIGEEPAVARPVDLDAVPAVLRGKIEFEPGEEGREVEHLVHLMRRAVAETARERFAGLDLRPLADAVADGHLVATGERVPGKDVLAALPELPVLHEVAQRAGVSSDEPAGRIAAAVELALESLFLARRLAKDSDENTTVYGQ, from the coding sequence GTGAACGCTGTTCCAGACGGTCTTCCCCGTACCGCCGGCGAGCTTCGCGCCGCCGGCCACACCCCGCGCCCCATCGCGCGCGAGATCCACGACAACCTCCTCGAAGCCCTCCGTGACGGCCGCGACGCGTGGCCCGGCATCGTCGGCTTCTCCCGCACTGTCCTGCCACAGCTCGAGCGCGCGCTGCTCGCCGGCCACGACGTCGTCCTGCTCGGCGAGCGCGGCCAGGGCAAGACGCGCCTGCTGCGCACCCTGGCCGGCCTGCTCGACGAGTGGACGCCGGTGATCGAGGGCGCCGAGCTCGGCGAGCACCCCCTCGACCCGATCACGCCCGCGTCGATCCGCCGGGCCGCCGAGCTGGGCGACGACCTGCCGGTGGCCTGGCGCCACCGCAGCGAGCGCTACACCGAGAAGCTGGCGACGCCGGACACCTCCGTCGGCGACCTGATCGGCGACGTCGACCCGGTCAAGGTGGCCGAGGGCCGCAGCCTCGGCGACCCCGAGACGATCCACTTCGGCCTGGTGCCGCGCGCCCACCGCGGGATCGTGGCGATCAACGAGCTGCCCGACCTCGCCGAGCGCATCCAGGTCGCGCTGCTGAACGTGATGGAGGAGCGCGACATCCAGGTCCGCGGCTACACGCTGCGGCTGCCACTGGACGTGCTGCTCGTCGCGACGGCGAACCCCGAGGACTACACCAACCGCGGCCGGATCATCACGCCGCTGAAGGACCGCTTCGGCGCCGAGATCCGCACGCACTACCCGCTGGACGTCGAGTCCGAGGTCGCCGTGGTGCGGCAGGAGGCGAACCTCGTCGCAGAGGTCGGCGAGCCGCTGCTGGAGGTACTGGCCCGGTTCGTGCGCAACCTGCGCGAGTCGCCGGTGATCGACCAGCGCTCCGGGGTGTCCGCGCGGTTCGCGGTGGCCGCCGCCGAGACCGTGGCCGCCGCCGCGCTGCGCCGGTCCGCGCTCATCGGCGAGGAGCCGGCCGTCGCGCGCCCGGTCGACCTGGACGCGGTGCCCGCCGTGCTGCGCGGCAAGATCGAGTTCGAACCGGGGGAGGAGGGGCGCGAGGTCGAGCACCTGGTGCACCTGATGCGCCGGGCCGTCGCGGAGACCGCGCGCGAGCGGTTCGCCGGGCTCGACCTGCGCCCGCTGGCCGACGCCGTCGCCGACGGGCACCTGGTCGCCACCGGCGAGCGCGTGCCGGGCAAGGACGTGCTCGCCGCCCTGCCGGAGCTGCCGGTGCTGCACGAGGTCGCCCAGCGCGCCGGGGTGTCCTCCGACGAGCCCGCGGGCCGGATCGCCGCGGCGGTGGAGCTGGCGCTGGAGTCGCTGTTCCTGGCCAGGCGGCTGGCCAAGGACTCCGACGAAAACACGACGGTGTACGGCCAGTAA
- a CDS encoding ferrochelatase, whose translation MGYDALLWLSFGGPEGPDEVMPFLENVTRGRGVPRERLLEVAEHYQHFGGVSPINRLNRSAIAAVEKQLAAEGVELPVRFGNRNWHPMVERTLAEMKADGVRRALVFPTSAYGGYSACRQYDEDIERARAAVGDGAPDLVKLRQFFDHPLFVSAIADAVRAAHAGLGDRPGTRTVFTAHSVPVSADQAAGPPSEGGYRYSRQIAEAARLVAAEAGIAEYDVVWQSRSGPPQVPWLEPDIVDHIDALHERGVESVVVSPIGFVSDHLEVVWDLDNEAAERAAEHGMAFARAATPDSDPRFAELVVELIREHVEDAPARKLSEFPAAGCTLNGAPCAIGCCEPAKRPSARPA comes from the coding sequence GTGGGTTACGACGCGTTGTTATGGCTTTCGTTCGGCGGTCCGGAGGGACCCGACGAGGTGATGCCGTTCCTGGAGAACGTCACCCGGGGCCGGGGAGTCCCGCGCGAGCGGCTGCTCGAGGTCGCCGAGCACTACCAGCACTTCGGCGGGGTCTCGCCGATCAACCGGCTCAACCGAAGCGCGATCGCGGCGGTCGAGAAGCAGCTCGCGGCCGAGGGCGTCGAGCTGCCCGTGCGCTTCGGCAACCGCAACTGGCACCCGATGGTCGAGCGGACGCTGGCCGAGATGAAGGCCGACGGCGTGCGGCGCGCGCTGGTGTTCCCGACCAGTGCGTACGGCGGCTACTCGGCCTGCCGTCAGTACGACGAGGACATCGAGCGCGCCCGGGCCGCGGTCGGGGACGGCGCGCCGGACCTGGTGAAGCTGCGCCAGTTCTTCGACCACCCGCTGTTCGTCTCGGCGATCGCGGACGCGGTGCGCGCGGCCCACGCGGGGCTCGGCGACCGGCCGGGCACCCGGACGGTGTTCACCGCCCACTCCGTGCCGGTGAGCGCGGACCAGGCCGCCGGCCCGCCGTCGGAGGGCGGTTACCGCTACTCGCGGCAGATCGCGGAGGCGGCCCGGCTGGTCGCCGCGGAGGCGGGCATCGCGGAGTACGACGTGGTGTGGCAGTCGCGTTCGGGGCCGCCGCAGGTGCCGTGGCTGGAGCCGGACATCGTCGACCACATCGACGCGCTGCACGAGCGCGGCGTCGAGTCCGTGGTGGTCAGCCCGATCGGCTTCGTCTCCGACCACCTCGAGGTGGTCTGGGACCTCGACAACGAGGCCGCGGAGCGGGCCGCCGAGCACGGCATGGCCTTCGCCCGCGCCGCGACACCCGACTCGGACCCCCGCTTCGCGGAACTGGTGGTCGAGCTGATCCGCGAACACGTCGAGGACGCTCCGGCCCGGAAGCTTTCGGAGTTCCCGGCCGCGGGCTGCACGCTGAACGGCGCCCCGTGTGCGATCGGCTGCTGCGAACCGGCGAAACGCCCGTCCGCCCGCCCCGCCTGA
- a CDS encoding TetR/AcrR family transcriptional regulator, whose translation MPRPREFDETVALEGAMNAFWAHGYEATSTQDLCDATGLGRSSVYNTFTSKHVLFQRALEHYTERGVRYRAKALEPAEDGLDAIRLLLTDLIDDELGNGRRGCLIVNTVAEFGTTDAEITTRVDADTAAFLTALADYARLGQADGSVTRDRDPADIAQFVHSTIGGLRLMSRRGALRPAMASVADIAVSAIARR comes from the coding sequence ATGCCCAGGCCACGGGAGTTCGACGAAACAGTCGCGCTGGAAGGCGCCATGAACGCCTTCTGGGCGCACGGTTACGAAGCGACCTCGACCCAGGACCTGTGCGACGCGACCGGACTCGGCCGCAGCAGCGTCTACAACACCTTCACCAGCAAGCACGTTCTGTTCCAACGCGCGCTGGAGCACTACACCGAGCGCGGCGTCCGCTACCGCGCCAAGGCCCTCGAACCGGCCGAGGACGGACTCGACGCGATCCGCCTGCTCCTCACCGACTTGATCGACGACGAACTCGGCAACGGCCGCCGCGGCTGCCTGATCGTCAACACCGTCGCGGAGTTCGGCACGACGGACGCGGAGATCACCACGAGGGTCGACGCGGACACCGCGGCGTTCCTCACCGCCCTCGCGGACTACGCCCGCCTCGGCCAGGCCGACGGCAGCGTCACCCGCGACCGGGACCCGGCGGACATCGCGCAGTTCGTGCACAGCACCATCGGCGGGCTGCGGCTGATGTCGCGGCGCGGCGCGTTGCGCCCGGCGATGGCGTCGGTGGCCGACATCGCCGTCTCAGCCATCGCCCGCCGCTGA
- a CDS encoding Cmx/CmrA family chloramphenicol efflux MFS transporter has product MPLAVFVLGLSIFALGTSEFMITGLLPGMATDLGVSIPDAGLLISAFAVGMVVGAPLLAVGTLKLPRRTTLLALLVVFGVSHVVGALAPGYALLFVTRVVSALACAGFWAVAAATAISLVPAARRGRALAVLVGGLTVANIGGVPAGTLLGQHAGWRTAFWAVAALTVVAVAGVLAFVPHTAADASAVRVRTELSVFRSGRVWLALGVIALSQAMLFATFSYLAPLLTTTDGLPSAQVPLVLGLFGAGALIGITAGGKLADTHPFATLYGSFALALVALTTLALTSDAVVAVVAVLVLGAAGFAANPALNVRAYSVAGGTSTMVGASTTAGFNVGNTAGPWLGGVAINAGLGLPSVAWVSAALGVLSLAALTFALRVQRSDDARAARVSPLPQPPLTVH; this is encoded by the coding sequence GTGCCCCTGGCCGTCTTCGTGCTCGGGCTCAGCATCTTCGCCCTCGGCACCTCGGAGTTCATGATCACCGGCCTGCTGCCCGGGATGGCGACCGACCTCGGCGTCAGCATCCCCGACGCCGGCCTGCTGATCTCGGCCTTCGCCGTCGGCATGGTGGTCGGCGCGCCGCTGCTCGCCGTGGGGACACTGAAGCTGCCGCGCCGCACGACCCTGCTGGCGCTGCTGGTGGTCTTCGGCGTCTCGCACGTCGTCGGCGCGCTCGCCCCCGGCTACGCCCTGCTCTTCGTGACCCGCGTCGTGAGTGCCTTGGCCTGCGCCGGGTTCTGGGCGGTCGCCGCGGCGACCGCCATCTCGCTGGTGCCCGCGGCCCGGCGCGGGCGGGCGCTCGCGGTGCTGGTCGGCGGCCTGACCGTGGCGAACATCGGGGGCGTCCCGGCCGGCACGCTGCTGGGCCAGCACGCGGGCTGGCGCACGGCGTTCTGGGCGGTCGCGGCCCTCACCGTGGTGGCGGTGGCCGGCGTGCTCGCCTTCGTGCCGCACACCGCCGCGGACGCCTCGGCCGTGCGCGTGCGGACCGAGCTGAGCGTGTTCCGCAGCGGCCGGGTCTGGCTGGCGCTGGGCGTGATCGCGTTGTCGCAGGCCATGCTGTTCGCGACGTTCAGCTACCTCGCCCCGCTGCTCACGACCACCGACGGCCTGCCATCGGCCCAGGTCCCGCTCGTGCTCGGGCTGTTCGGCGCCGGCGCGCTGATCGGCATCACCGCGGGCGGCAAGCTCGCGGACACCCACCCGTTCGCGACGCTGTACGGCAGCTTCGCGCTCGCCCTCGTCGCACTCACCACGCTGGCGCTCACTTCGGACGCGGTGGTCGCCGTCGTCGCGGTCCTCGTGCTCGGCGCGGCGGGCTTCGCCGCCAACCCGGCCCTGAACGTCCGCGCGTACTCGGTGGCCGGCGGCACCTCCACCATGGTCGGCGCCAGCACGACCGCCGGTTTCAACGTCGGCAACACAGCCGGCCCGTGGCTCGGCGGCGTCGCCATCAACGCGGGCCTCGGGCTGCCGAGCGTGGCCTGGGTGAGCGCGGCCCTCGGCGTGCTGTCACTGGCTGCCTTGACGTTCGCCCTGCGGGTCCAGCGCTCGGACGACGCGCGCGCCGCCCGCGTTTCGCCGCTGCCCCAACCACCCCTGACCGTCCACTGA
- the fabI gene encoding enoyl-ACP reductase FabI: protein MPGLLEGKRLLITGVITDASLAFHAAKIAQQEGAKVVLTGFGRLSLVERIAKRLPEEAPVLELDITNQEHLDSLADRVREHVDGLDGVLHSIGFAPQTCLGAPFLDAPSEDVKVAVDVSAFSFKSLAVATLPLLAPGSSIVGMDFDARVAWPVYNWMGVAKAALESVNRYLAKELGPRGIRVNLVSAGPMKTMAAKSIPGFSELEDGWGDRAPLGWDSSDPTATAKTVCVALSDWLPATTGSMIMVDGGVHALGI from the coding sequence TTGCCCGGACTGCTCGAAGGCAAGCGGCTGCTGATCACCGGCGTCATCACCGACGCCTCCCTCGCGTTCCACGCGGCCAAGATCGCGCAGCAGGAGGGCGCGAAGGTGGTGCTCACCGGCTTCGGCCGGCTGTCGCTGGTCGAGCGCATCGCCAAGCGGCTGCCGGAGGAGGCGCCGGTCCTGGAGCTGGACATCACCAACCAGGAGCACCTCGACAGCCTGGCCGACCGCGTGCGTGAGCACGTCGACGGCCTCGACGGCGTGCTGCACTCGATCGGCTTCGCGCCGCAGACCTGCCTGGGCGCGCCGTTCCTCGACGCGCCGAGCGAGGACGTGAAGGTGGCAGTGGACGTCTCGGCGTTCTCGTTCAAGTCGCTGGCCGTCGCGACCCTGCCGCTGCTGGCGCCGGGCTCGTCGATCGTGGGCATGGACTTCGACGCGCGCGTGGCGTGGCCGGTCTACAACTGGATGGGCGTGGCGAAGGCCGCGCTGGAGTCGGTGAACCGGTACCTGGCCAAGGAACTGGGCCCGCGCGGCATCCGCGTGAACCTGGTCAGCGCCGGCCCGATGAAGACGATGGCCGCGAAGTCCATCCCCGGCTTCAGCGAGCTGGAAGACGGCTGGGGCGACCGCGCCCCGCTCGGCTGGGACAGCTCCGACCCGACCGCGACGGCCAAGACCGTCTGCGTCGCGCTTTCGGACTGGCTGCCCGCCACCACGGGCTCGATGATCATGGTCGACGGCGGGGTGCACGCGCTCGGCATCTGA
- a CDS encoding beta-ketoacyl-ACP reductase produces the protein MGRSVLVTGGNRGIGLAIAQDLALQGHQVAVTHRGSGAPEGLFGVEADVTDSEQIDAAFKQVEEHQGPVEVLVSNAGLTDDTLLMRMSEEQFERVVNANLTGAFRVAKRASRGMLRGKWGRFIFISSVVGLSGSAGQANYAASKAGLVGFARSLARELGSRNITSNVIAPGFVRTDMTDALSEDRKKEILGVVPSGRYAEPAEIAAAVRYLASDDAGYVNGAVLPVDGGLGLGH, from the coding sequence GTGGGACGGTCGGTCTTGGTCACCGGCGGCAACCGGGGGATCGGTCTGGCGATCGCTCAGGACCTCGCCCTGCAGGGCCACCAGGTGGCGGTCACCCACCGCGGCTCCGGCGCGCCCGAAGGCCTCTTCGGCGTGGAGGCCGACGTCACGGACTCCGAGCAGATCGACGCCGCGTTCAAGCAGGTCGAGGAGCACCAGGGACCGGTCGAGGTGCTGGTGTCGAACGCCGGGCTGACCGACGACACGCTGCTGATGCGGATGAGCGAGGAGCAGTTCGAGCGCGTGGTGAACGCGAACCTCACCGGCGCGTTCCGCGTGGCCAAGCGCGCGTCCCGCGGGATGCTGCGCGGCAAGTGGGGCCGGTTCATCTTCATCTCTTCGGTGGTGGGCCTCTCCGGCTCGGCCGGCCAGGCGAACTACGCGGCCTCGAAGGCGGGCCTCGTCGGGTTCGCACGGTCGCTGGCCCGGGAGCTGGGCTCGCGCAACATCACCTCGAACGTCATCGCGCCCGGCTTCGTGCGCACCGACATGACCGACGCGCTGAGCGAGGACCGCAAGAAGGAGATCCTCGGCGTGGTGCCCTCGGGCCGCTACGCCGAGCCCGCGGAGATCGCCGCCGCCGTGCGCTACCTGGCCTCCGACGACGCCGGCTACGTCAACGGCGCCGTCCTGCCCGTGGACGGCGGCCTCGGCCTCGGCCACTGA
- a CDS encoding MFS transporter, with protein sequence MTTRIHGEAGPASERRVVANVLRGSIGNLVEWYDWYAYSAFTIYFAKSFFPGGDATAQFLNTAAVFAVGFLMRPLGGWMLGRFADRFGRRSALVLSVSMMAFGSLMIAATPGYQTIGVAAPILLVLARLLQGLSVGGEYSTSATYLSEVATPGKRGFYSSFQYVTLVGGQLLALGLQLILQSVLTEAQMGDWGWRIAFVVGAIAAVVVMALRRGMDESASYQRVSAETGSGKDAGERGTLRALVKYPKEIALVVGLTLGGTVAFYTYATYTQKFLENTAGIPRRTVTVILFVALLVFALVQPLAGRLSDRIGRRKLLMFFGIAGTVLTVPIMTTMAHTKQPVVAFLLLLAALVIVTGYTSINAIVKAELFPTKIRAIGVGLPYALTVAIFGGTAELIAQALKKAGHESLFFWYVAACILVSLVVYGTMRETSRSSALEREEA encoded by the coding sequence ATGACTACCCGGATCCACGGCGAGGCCGGTCCCGCGAGCGAACGGCGGGTCGTGGCGAACGTGCTGCGCGGCTCGATCGGCAACCTCGTCGAGTGGTACGACTGGTACGCCTACTCGGCGTTCACCATCTATTTCGCCAAGTCGTTCTTCCCCGGCGGGGACGCGACGGCCCAGTTCCTCAACACCGCGGCCGTGTTCGCCGTGGGGTTCCTCATGCGCCCGCTGGGCGGCTGGATGCTCGGCCGGTTCGCCGACCGGTTCGGCCGCCGCTCGGCGCTGGTGCTGTCGGTGTCGATGATGGCGTTCGGCTCGCTGATGATCGCCGCGACGCCCGGCTACCAGACCATCGGCGTGGCCGCGCCGATCCTGCTGGTGCTCGCGCGGCTGTTGCAGGGCCTTTCCGTCGGCGGTGAGTATTCGACCTCCGCGACGTACCTGTCCGAGGTCGCCACGCCGGGCAAACGCGGCTTCTACTCCAGCTTCCAGTACGTGACGCTGGTCGGCGGGCAGCTGCTCGCGCTCGGCCTGCAGCTGATCCTGCAGAGCGTGCTGACCGAGGCCCAGATGGGCGACTGGGGCTGGCGCATCGCGTTTGTCGTCGGCGCCATCGCGGCCGTCGTGGTGATGGCCCTGCGGCGCGGGATGGACGAGTCCGCGAGCTACCAGCGCGTCTCGGCCGAGACGGGTTCGGGCAAGGACGCCGGGGAACGCGGCACGTTGCGCGCGCTCGTGAAGTACCCGAAGGAGATCGCGCTCGTCGTCGGCCTGACGCTCGGCGGCACAGTCGCCTTCTACACGTACGCGACGTACACGCAGAAGTTCCTCGAGAACACCGCCGGCATCCCCCGCCGGACGGTGACCGTGATCCTGTTCGTCGCGCTGCTGGTGTTCGCCCTCGTCCAGCCGCTCGCGGGACGGCTGTCGGACCGGATCGGGCGCCGGAAGCTGCTGATGTTCTTCGGCATCGCGGGCACCGTGCTCACCGTGCCGATCATGACCACGATGGCGCACACGAAACAGCCGGTGGTCGCGTTCCTGCTGCTGCTCGCCGCGCTGGTCATCGTCACCGGCTACACCTCGATCAACGCGATCGTGAAGGCCGAGCTGTTCCCGACGAAGATCCGCGCGATCGGCGTCGGCCTGCCCTACGCGCTGACCGTGGCGATCTTCGGCGGCACGGCGGAGCTGATCGCGCAGGCGCTGAAGAAGGCGGGCCACGAGTCGCTGTTCTTCTGGTACGTCGCGGCCTGCATCCTCGTGTCGCTGGTGGTGTACGGGACAATGCGCGAAACGTCGCGTTCGTCCGCCCTCGAACGCGAAGAAGCCTGA
- a CDS encoding response regulator transcription factor, producing the protein MAVRVLLVEDDAGVAGALAETLHTHGHTVTSVGRGADALHRHRGADLLLLDLGLPDLDGLDVLRKIRQVSGVPVIVLTARGDERSVVRGLRFGADDYLTKPVRLAELLARMDAVVRRARARTTTPDEGAVVRVEDVEIDLGGRQVLVAGHDIGLTTKEFDVLAVLAARAGTAVSRQQLMDEVWGDAHLAVSRSLDVHMTQVRAKLDRPGLLTTIRGFGYRLGRG; encoded by the coding sequence ATGGCCGTGCGCGTGCTGCTCGTGGAGGACGACGCCGGGGTCGCCGGCGCGCTCGCCGAGACGCTGCACACGCACGGCCACACCGTGACCAGCGTCGGCCGGGGCGCCGACGCGCTGCACCGGCACCGCGGCGCCGACCTGCTGCTGCTCGACCTGGGCCTGCCCGACCTGGACGGGCTCGACGTGCTGCGCAAGATCCGGCAGGTCTCGGGCGTGCCCGTCATCGTGCTCACCGCGCGCGGTGACGAGCGGTCCGTGGTCCGCGGGCTGCGCTTCGGCGCCGACGACTACTTGACGAAGCCCGTCCGCCTGGCCGAGTTGCTGGCGCGGATGGACGCCGTGGTCCGCCGCGCCCGGGCCCGCACCACCACCCCGGACGAGGGCGCGGTGGTGCGGGTCGAGGACGTCGAGATCGACCTGGGCGGGCGGCAGGTGCTCGTCGCCGGCCACGACATCGGGCTCACCACCAAGGAGTTCGACGTGCTCGCGGTGCTGGCCGCGCGGGCGGGCACGGCGGTCAGCCGCCAGCAGCTGATGGACGAGGTGTGGGGCGACGCCCACCTGGCCGTGTCCCGTTCGCTGGACGTGCACATGACGCAGGTGCGCGCGAAGCTCGACCGGCCCGGCCTGCTCACCACGATCCGGGGCTTCGGCTACCGCCTCGGCCGGGGCTGA